The Daucus carota subsp. sativus chromosome 2, DH1 v3.0, whole genome shotgun sequence genome includes a window with the following:
- the LOC108205897 gene encoding zinc finger CCCH domain-containing protein 15: protein MQKEKPASHCRFHDHPSLCSPYFCQSDSYDYPSLYPNLSSHVQFSPYSPGSIDYSYPPPYLFTDQQEDLKKQKSWCLSRLCETTKEAEALRQENINLQIANNELNKQFNNLLMLQSSSTLQNSRVAPVHEYVSAAPEPAAYPSSSLIDGFGRINIGGMAEKQVARNQEPDNSENLDVNRVSLPKSISVRSNGYLKTVQDVGSSSRGGGQVHVPNRIKPVKAAQRVYVRGGRREEKPLELQVYNQGVTKTELCNKWQQTGACPYGSNCQFAHGIEELRPVLRHPRYKTEVCFMVLNGEPCPYGHRCHFRHSLTDQEKLIAHQSKTL, encoded by the exons ATGCAGAAAGAAAAGCCAGCAAGCCACTGCAGATTTCACGATCATCCATCACTCTGTTCTCCATATTTCTGTCAATCAGACAGCTACGATTACCCCTCACTTTATCCAAATCTCAGTTCACACGTTCAATTCTCACCGTACTCACCTGGTTCCATTGATTACAGTTATCCGCCTCCATACTTGTTCACAGATCAGCAGGAGGACTTAAAAAAGCAGAAGAGTTGGTGCCTCTCTCGCCTTTGTGAGACGactaaagaagcagaagctctcCGTCAAGAGAACATTAATCTCCAGATTGCTAACAATGAACTGAACAAGCAATTCAACAATCTGTTGATGCTCCAATCGTCTTCTACTCTCCAGAATTCTCGGGTTGCTCCGGTTCATGAGTATGTCAGTGCAGCGCCTGAGCCTGCTGCTTACCCCTCCAGTTCACTTATTGATGGTTTCGGACGTATAAATATTGGTGGTATGGCTGAAAAGCAGGTGGCAAGGAATCAAGAGCCTGATAACAGTGAGAATCTGGATGTGAATAGAGTTTCGCTGCCAAAAAGTATTTCGGTCAGGTCTAATGGTTATTTGAAGACGGTGCAGGATGTTGGGAGCAGTAGCAGGGGAGGTGGTCAAGTTCATGTGCCAAACCGGATTAAACCGGTGAAAGCAGCG CAAAGGGTTTATGTTCGTGGAGGGAGAAGAGAGGAGAAGCCACTTGAATTACAAGTGTACAATCAAGGAGTGACAAAAACAGAGCTTTGCAATAAATGGCAGCAGACTGGAGCATGCCCATACGGAAGTAACTGTCAGTTTGCTCATGGCATTGAGGAACTCCGTCCAGTCCTTCGCCATCCCCGTTACAAGACTGAGGTGTGCTTTATGGTCCTCAATGGCGAACCGTGCCCCTATGGTCATCGTTGCCACTTCCGCCATTCCCTAACTGACCAGGAGAAACTCATAGCGCATCAGTCTAAGACTCTATGA